Proteins from one Oscillatoria nigro-viridis PCC 7112 genomic window:
- a CDS encoding DUF6272 family protein, producing the protein MTQIFGDFIEQPASQEYLIIGFSPSSVPLKQRWRNNGLSADFLADYLTTFFPGNQDDPSTIERQAEIKSAVSYIANELLENAMKFNDETSEYPIDIKLQLESDGVIFSVANSISPQAVDKFQADIQQLLASEPSELYIERLEKNAADDNCTNSGLGLLTMLTDYRAKLGWKFQTVHKDPEVIAVTTMVQLTV; encoded by the coding sequence ATGACTCAGATTTTCGGCGATTTCATCGAGCAGCCCGCTAGCCAAGAATACTTAATAATTGGATTTTCTCCGAGTTCGGTTCCTCTCAAGCAGCGGTGGCGGAACAACGGTTTGTCGGCGGATTTTCTGGCTGACTACCTGACGACTTTTTTTCCGGGCAACCAAGATGATCCCTCGACAATTGAAAGACAAGCTGAAATAAAAAGCGCTGTTAGCTACATTGCCAACGAGTTATTGGAAAATGCCATGAAGTTTAATGATGAAACCTCGGAGTACCCGATCGATATTAAACTGCAATTAGAGAGCGACGGAGTGATTTTCTCAGTTGCTAACAGCATCTCTCCCCAAGCTGTGGACAAGTTTCAGGCTGATATTCAGCAGTTGCTGGCCTCGGAGCCAAGCGAACTTTACATTGAGCGGTTGGAAAAAAATGCTGCTGACGACAACTGTACCAATTCTGGATTGGGTTTGTTGACCATGCTCACCGATTATAGAGCCAAACTTGGCTGGAAATTCCAGACCGTGCACAAAGACCCGGAAGTAATTGCGGTGACAACTATGGTGCAATTAACAGTATAA
- a CDS encoding slr1659 superfamily regulator, with product MEINTEDYQICYDPATATVSFIGSLRLSGPAEYAPIVQLLTKVADVEPTKITLNLQQLEFLNSSGINMLSKFIIEIRKTARVQMAVQGSQSIAWHGKSLKNFQRLMPDLQLQFL from the coding sequence ATGGAAATTAATACAGAAGATTACCAGATCTGTTACGATCCAGCAACGGCAACCGTGAGTTTTATTGGCTCTCTAAGGCTGAGCGGGCCTGCGGAGTACGCGCCGATAGTGCAGTTGCTGACGAAAGTTGCCGACGTGGAACCGACGAAAATTACCCTGAATTTGCAGCAGTTAGAATTTTTGAACAGTTCTGGCATCAATATGCTATCGAAGTTTATTATCGAGATCCGCAAAACAGCCAGGGTGCAAATGGCGGTACAAGGCTCTCAAAGCATAGCTTGGCACGGTAAATCTTTGAAGAATTTCCAGCGCCTGATGCCTGATTTGCAGTTGCAATTTCTATAG